The following proteins are encoded in a genomic region of Thermoflexus hugenholtzii JAD2:
- a CDS encoding nucleotidyltransferase domain-containing protein, producing MRNLSSGPPDEERFRRTVERLLQERGEELEFLVLFGSVARGDWSWRSDYDLLLGLREADGIRLIDRILRFTPLVEGNVDLFPYSRPE from the coding sequence TTGCGGAATCTCTCATCCGGCCCTCCCGATGAGGAGCGCTTCCGGCGCACCGTTGAGCGGCTCCTCCAGGAGCGCGGGGAGGAGCTCGAGTTCCTGGTGCTGTTCGGGTCCGTCGCCCGGGGGGATTGGTCCTGGCGCAGCGACTATGATCTCCTCCTGGGCCTCCGGGAGGCGGACGGCATTCGTCTGATCGATCGGATCCTTCGCTTCACCCCGCTCGTGGAGGGGAACGTGGACCTGTTCCCCTACAGCCGTCCGGAATAG
- the gndA gene encoding NADP-dependent phosphogluconate dehydrogenase has protein sequence MNRCEIGIIGLAVMGQNLALNFARHGISVCVYNRTRERTEAFMRERVRGEPITPADSLEELARCLTRPRRILLMVQAGLAVDQVIEALLPFLEPGDLVMDGGNSHYADTERRMEALAARGIRFLGVGISGGEKGALLGPSIMPGGTPEAYALAEEFLLRIAAQSEEGPCCAYMGRGGAGHFVKMVHNAIEYAFMQGIAEAYDFMKNALGMPADAIAETFARWNEGTLNAYLVELAARVLRYRDPETGEPLVERILDQAEQKGTGRWAAQAALELGVPTPTLTAAVIARTLSHFKADRERIAAGFPWPDRRSEAADPSAVTDLEAALNLTVLSAFSQGLWLLHEASRAYRYGTDRTEVLRVWRAGCIIRARWLIFLREILREDPEDPHLLFHPRFRQELQGRLPAAGRVLARAFEAGIPMPALRTAVDYVLSMRRARLPANLIQAQRDAFGAHTYQRIDRPGTFHTEWEEG, from the coding sequence ATGAACCGTTGTGAGATCGGAATCATCGGCTTGGCGGTGATGGGGCAGAACCTGGCCCTGAACTTCGCCCGCCACGGCATCTCCGTGTGCGTCTACAACCGGACCCGGGAGCGCACCGAGGCGTTCATGCGGGAGCGGGTGCGGGGCGAGCCCATCACCCCGGCGGATTCGCTGGAGGAGCTGGCCCGGTGTCTCACCCGTCCTCGCCGCATCCTCCTGATGGTCCAGGCCGGGCTGGCGGTGGATCAGGTGATCGAAGCCCTGCTTCCCTTCCTGGAGCCCGGAGACCTGGTGATGGACGGGGGGAATTCCCATTACGCGGACACCGAGCGGCGGATGGAGGCCCTGGCCGCCCGCGGGATCCGGTTCCTGGGGGTGGGGATCAGCGGGGGGGAGAAAGGGGCGCTCCTCGGCCCCTCGATCATGCCCGGGGGGACGCCGGAGGCGTATGCGCTGGCGGAAGAGTTCCTCCTGCGCATCGCCGCGCAAAGCGAGGAGGGTCCGTGTTGCGCCTATATGGGCCGGGGCGGCGCCGGCCATTTCGTGAAGATGGTGCACAACGCCATCGAATACGCCTTCATGCAGGGCATCGCCGAGGCCTATGATTTCATGAAAAACGCGCTGGGGATGCCGGCCGACGCCATCGCCGAGACCTTCGCGCGCTGGAACGAGGGGACGCTGAACGCGTATCTGGTGGAGCTGGCCGCGCGGGTGCTCCGATACCGGGATCCCGAGACGGGGGAGCCCCTGGTGGAGCGGATCCTGGATCAGGCGGAGCAGAAGGGAACTGGCCGCTGGGCCGCCCAGGCCGCCCTGGAGCTGGGCGTCCCCACACCCACGCTGACGGCGGCGGTCATCGCCCGCACCCTCTCCCACTTCAAGGCCGACCGGGAGCGGATCGCGGCCGGCTTCCCGTGGCCCGACCGCCGGTCGGAGGCGGCGGATCCGTCGGCCGTCACGGATCTGGAGGCCGCGCTGAACCTAACGGTGCTGAGCGCCTTCTCTCAGGGCCTGTGGCTGCTGCACGAAGCCTCCCGGGCCTACCGTTACGGGACGGATCGAACCGAGGTGCTGCGGGTGTGGCGGGCCGGCTGCATCATCCGCGCCCGCTGGCTGATCTTCCTGCGGGAGATCCTCCGTGAGGACCCCGAGGATCCTCACCTCCTGTTCCACCCACGGTTCCGCCAGGAGCTCCAGGGACGGCTCCCCGCCGCCGGCCGGGTCCTGGCCCGGGCCTTCGAGGCCGGGATCCCCATGCCGGCCCTGCGCACAGCGGTGGATTACGTGCTGTCCATGCGGCGGGCGCGGCTCCCGGCCAACCTGATCCAGGCCCAGCGGGACGCCTTCGGCGCCCACACCTACCAGCGGATCGATCGCCCGGGGACCTTCCATACGGAGTGGGAGGAGGGATGA
- the iolO gene encoding 5-keto-L-gluconate epimerase, giving the protein MFPLAFVLSWQPTRFEAAAAVEDLERALEQLRGLGYQGVELAVRDPAAVPVGRLRALLARYDLRVPAIGTGQAWVEEGLSLTHPDSAVRRAALARLEAHLDLAAEWGAQVIIGLIRGRRMAGVEAERARGWLMEALEHLAPRAAARGVRLALEPLNRRETDLLNTVAEVRALVEAVGHPNVGVLVDTFHAFLEEPSIERAIEEAGDRLFHVHIADSNRRAPGWGGLDFRPALKALERIGYRGWLSAEVIPSPTLEAAMAQVARWAREALGAPPA; this is encoded by the coding sequence ATGTTCCCGCTGGCCTTCGTCCTTTCCTGGCAACCGACGCGCTTCGAGGCCGCCGCGGCCGTCGAGGATCTGGAACGTGCCCTGGAACAGCTCCGGGGGCTGGGATATCAGGGCGTGGAACTGGCGGTCCGGGACCCCGCCGCGGTCCCGGTGGGGCGGCTGCGGGCGCTCCTTGCCCGTTACGACCTGCGGGTCCCAGCCATCGGCACCGGCCAGGCCTGGGTGGAGGAAGGGCTCTCCCTGACCCATCCTGATTCGGCGGTGCGGCGCGCCGCCCTCGCCCGGTTGGAGGCCCACTTGGATCTGGCGGCGGAATGGGGCGCGCAGGTCATCATCGGGCTGATCCGGGGAAGGCGTATGGCGGGTGTGGAGGCCGAGCGTGCGCGGGGATGGCTTATGGAGGCGCTGGAACACCTGGCCCCCCGCGCCGCTGCCCGGGGTGTCCGCCTCGCCCTGGAGCCGCTGAACCGGCGGGAGACGGACTTGCTGAACACCGTAGCGGAGGTCCGGGCCCTGGTGGAAGCGGTCGGCCATCCGAACGTGGGGGTGCTGGTGGATACGTTCCACGCCTTCCTGGAGGAGCCCTCCATCGAGAGGGCCATCGAGGAGGCCGGCGATCGGCTTTTCCATGTCCACATTGCCGACTCCAACCGGCGGGCACCGGGATGGGGCGGGTTGGACTTCCGGCCGGCCCTGAAGGCCCTGGAGCGGATCGGCTACCGCGGGTGGCTCTCCGCGGAGGTGATCCCCTCCCCCACCCTGGAGGCAGCCATGGCCCAGGTCGCCCGGTGGGCCCGTGAAGCCCTGGGGGCTCCTCCCGCGTAA
- a CDS encoding DUF2726 domain-containing protein, whose translation MEQLGGILIAAACGLGLVLALAAGWLLNSSVQRKTPAQVVERPEALQEGSLQIRRMLSDAEAAFYWALKRAVGDRWVILPRVPLHRVFRRIEHLPHEMYTMLENGEVDFLLVHPRSWEPVCGIELDDSTHHSPTRRERDRRKEALFRAAGLPLLRWSMSERWDVEEIATRVSATLNAARESQN comes from the coding sequence ATGGAGCAGCTGGGAGGGATCCTGATCGCTGCAGCATGCGGGCTGGGCCTCGTCCTGGCCCTCGCCGCCGGGTGGCTGTTGAACTCGTCCGTGCAGAGGAAGACGCCGGCGCAGGTTGTGGAGAGACCCGAGGCTCTCCAGGAGGGCTCCTTGCAGATCCGACGGATGCTCTCAGACGCCGAGGCTGCCTTCTACTGGGCGCTGAAGCGGGCCGTCGGCGATCGCTGGGTGATCCTCCCCAGGGTGCCCCTTCATCGCGTGTTCCGCCGCATCGAACATCTTCCCCACGAGATGTATACCATGCTGGAGAACGGCGAGGTGGATTTCCTCCTGGTGCATCCACGCTCCTGGGAACCGGTCTGTGGGATTGAGTTGGACGACAGCACGCATCACAGTCCCACCCGGCGGGAGCGGGATCGCCGCAAGGAGGCGCTGTTTCGGGCCGCAGGCCTACCCCTGCTCCGCTGGAGCATGAGCGAGCGCTGGGACGTGGAAGAGATCGCCACACGGGTGAGCGCCACCCTGAACGCCGCTCGAGAATCCCAGAACTGA
- a CDS encoding NAD(P)/FAD-dependent oxidoreductase — protein MGKRRRPRIVVVGAGFGGLWAVRTLAFEPVEVLLVDRRNHHTFFPLLYQVAAAEIEPEAIAFPIRGLLRRFPNVAFEMAEVRGIDPAARRLETDGPPIDYDFLILAPGSLAHTFGVPGVAEHAFFLKDLDQAVALRNHILSVFERAAREPDPLRRRRLLTFVIVGGGPTGVEFAGALAELIARPLRRDFPTLDFREVRVLLLEAMAEVLPGLPAVLSAYARERLRHLGVEVRRRAPVAAVGPDRVRLQDGEAIETATVVWTAGVRGHPLGAALGLPLGPGERVPVTPALQVPGHPEIYVVGDLALPEGPGKLPMVAPVAIQQGTLAARNILRALKGRPSLPFRYRDPGTLVTIGRNAAVAHVFGRAFTGFAAWLLWLGVHLIRLIGMRNRLVVLSGWAWDYLFYERVVRLILPSLPVRGK, from the coding sequence ATGGGAAAGCGCAGGCGACCACGGATCGTGGTGGTGGGGGCAGGGTTCGGCGGGTTGTGGGCCGTGCGGACCCTCGCCTTTGAGCCGGTGGAGGTGCTGCTGGTAGACCGCCGGAACCACCACACGTTTTTCCCCTTGCTCTATCAGGTGGCGGCCGCCGAGATCGAGCCCGAGGCCATCGCTTTCCCCATTCGAGGGCTCCTGCGGCGCTTTCCCAACGTGGCCTTCGAGATGGCGGAGGTGCGGGGGATCGATCCGGCCGCCCGCCGGCTGGAGACCGACGGCCCGCCCATCGATTACGACTTCCTGATCCTGGCTCCCGGGAGCCTGGCGCACACCTTCGGCGTCCCCGGAGTCGCCGAGCACGCCTTCTTCCTCAAGGACCTGGATCAGGCCGTCGCCCTGCGTAATCACATCCTGTCGGTCTTCGAGCGGGCGGCCCGGGAGCCGGATCCGCTCCGCCGGCGGCGTCTGCTGACCTTCGTGATCGTGGGCGGCGGCCCCACCGGCGTGGAGTTCGCAGGCGCCCTCGCCGAGCTCATCGCGCGCCCGCTGCGCCGGGATTTCCCCACCCTGGACTTCCGGGAGGTCCGCGTGCTCCTCCTCGAGGCGATGGCGGAGGTGCTCCCCGGGTTGCCGGCGGTCCTTTCCGCTTATGCGCGGGAGCGGCTTCGTCATTTGGGCGTAGAGGTGCGGCGGCGCGCTCCCGTGGCCGCGGTGGGACCCGATCGGGTGCGCCTGCAGGATGGGGAAGCAATCGAGACGGCCACCGTGGTGTGGACGGCCGGCGTGCGCGGGCATCCCCTGGGGGCGGCCCTGGGGCTTCCCCTCGGGCCAGGGGAGCGGGTGCCGGTGACCCCTGCCCTCCAGGTGCCCGGCCATCCGGAGATCTACGTGGTGGGAGATCTGGCGCTCCCGGAAGGGCCGGGGAAGCTGCCTATGGTCGCGCCGGTGGCCATCCAGCAAGGAACCCTCGCCGCGCGGAACATCCTGCGCGCCCTGAAGGGCCGCCCGTCGCTCCCTTTCCGGTATCGGGATCCGGGGACGTTGGTGACCATCGGGCGGAACGCCGCCGTCGCCCATGTGTTCGGGCGCGCCTTCACCGGCTTCGCGGCCTGGTTGCTCTGGCTGGGGGTCCATCTCATCCGCCTGATCGGGATGCGGAACCGGCTGGTGGTGCTCTCCGGCTGGGCATGGGATTATCTGTTCTACGAACGGGTGGTGCGATTGATCCTCCCCTCGCTGCCCGTAAGGGGCAAATAG
- a CDS encoding acetoacetate decarboxylase family protein: MGRRGWWLAGMGVAALGYVGVRGLRALLGWRPDAAEEFLRWTGPTATGIDVGSGRVDLPIFYYRDDSFLGIFTADREAVRALLPSDRLHPVVTPGGRALVGIAAFHYIHTTIGPYGEVAIALLCTYGRPAPPGLPVLLESRFPGWGAFILHLPVTTRIARDAGRVIYGYAKFLADMDFEKTPAFQRVRLSEGGRHILTLTVRSSGLVIRDLRPLVTFSVRNGALIRTTIPVYAVYQLGLRPGSGTLILGDHPVADQLRSLSLSPVAVATKNYLVRYAILPAGEAIDSAARPHAPYPGEDRPVARLTVRYGEAATPVIIHSPSEDPGGIRER; the protein is encoded by the coding sequence ATGGGACGCAGGGGATGGTGGCTTGCGGGGATGGGCGTTGCCGCCCTGGGGTATGTGGGCGTGCGAGGCCTTCGGGCGCTCCTCGGCTGGAGGCCGGACGCGGCGGAGGAGTTCCTCCGCTGGACCGGACCCACCGCCACCGGGATCGATGTGGGCTCCGGCCGGGTTGACCTTCCGATCTTCTACTATCGGGATGATAGCTTCCTGGGGATCTTCACCGCCGATCGGGAGGCGGTGCGGGCGTTGCTCCCTTCCGACCGCCTTCACCCGGTGGTGACCCCCGGCGGCCGGGCGCTGGTGGGGATCGCCGCTTTCCATTACATCCACACCACCATCGGCCCGTATGGGGAGGTGGCCATCGCCCTCCTGTGCACCTATGGACGGCCCGCCCCGCCCGGGCTCCCGGTGCTCCTGGAAAGCCGCTTCCCGGGGTGGGGGGCCTTCATCCTCCATCTGCCGGTGACCACCCGCATCGCCCGGGACGCCGGACGGGTGATCTATGGCTACGCCAAGTTCCTCGCCGATATGGACTTCGAGAAAACCCCGGCCTTCCAGCGGGTGCGCCTCAGCGAGGGCGGCCGTCATATCCTCACCCTGACGGTCCGTTCCAGCGGGCTGGTGATCCGGGACCTGCGTCCGCTGGTGACCTTCAGCGTCCGCAACGGCGCGCTGATCCGCACCACCATCCCGGTCTACGCGGTCTACCAGCTGGGCCTGCGCCCGGGATCCGGCACGCTGATCCTGGGCGATCACCCGGTGGCAGATCAGCTCCGGAGCCTAAGTCTTTCCCCCGTGGCTGTAGCGACGAAGAATTACCTGGTCCGCTACGCCATCCTCCCCGCCGGGGAGGCCATCGACTCGGCAGCGCGGCCGCACGCGCCGTATCCGGGGGAGGATCGTCCCGTGGCCCGTCTCACGGTTCGCTATGGGGAAGCCGCCACGCCGGTGATCATCCATTCCCCTTCGGAAGATCCGGGAGGGATCCGTGAGCGTTGA
- a CDS encoding SDR family oxidoreductase: protein MSFLEDLFSLKGKVALLTGGAGMLAGAIGRGLARAGARVVFTDYRPPAERLEARLQALRAEGLEVYGEQMDVLKREEIEAAAERVRREIGPVTILVNLAGGNLPEATVGPERSFFDLPLEALEKVVALNLFGGAILPSQIFARQMVEAGEGVILNVSSMAAFRPLSRVVGYAAAKAAVNNFTRWLAVHLAREYSPRIRVNAIAPGFFLTEQNRFLLLDEQGNLTPRGRAILARTPMGRFGDPEDLVGTVIWLASPASAFVTGIVVPVDGGFDADSGV, encoded by the coding sequence ATGAGCTTCCTGGAGGACCTGTTCTCGCTGAAGGGGAAGGTGGCCCTGCTCACCGGGGGAGCGGGGATGCTGGCGGGGGCCATCGGCCGGGGCCTGGCCCGGGCCGGCGCCCGGGTAGTGTTCACGGACTACCGTCCTCCGGCGGAACGCCTGGAGGCCCGGCTGCAGGCCCTGCGGGCGGAAGGACTGGAGGTCTATGGTGAGCAGATGGATGTCCTGAAACGGGAGGAAATCGAGGCAGCGGCGGAACGAGTGCGGCGGGAGATCGGTCCGGTGACCATCCTGGTGAACCTGGCGGGGGGCAATCTCCCGGAAGCCACGGTGGGGCCGGAGCGCTCGTTCTTCGATCTGCCTCTGGAGGCCCTGGAGAAGGTGGTGGCCCTGAACCTCTTCGGCGGGGCCATCCTCCCCAGCCAGATCTTCGCCCGGCAGATGGTCGAGGCCGGCGAGGGGGTGATCCTGAACGTCTCCTCTATGGCGGCCTTCCGCCCCCTGAGCCGGGTGGTGGGCTACGCGGCCGCCAAGGCGGCGGTGAACAACTTCACCCGATGGCTGGCCGTGCATCTGGCCCGGGAGTATTCCCCCCGGATCCGGGTCAACGCCATCGCCCCGGGGTTCTTCCTGACCGAGCAGAACCGTTTCCTGTTGCTCGACGAGCAGGGGAACCTGACCCCTCGGGGGCGAGCGATCCTCGCCCGCACGCCCATGGGGCGGTTCGGAGACCCGGAGGATCTGGTGGGCACGGTGATCTGGCTCGCCTCCCCCGCCAGCGCCTTCGTCACCGGCATCGTGGTCCCGGTGGACGGCGGGTTCGACGCGGATTCGGGGGTGTAG
- a CDS encoding DUF488 domain-containing protein: MIKVKRVYDPAEPDDGRRFLMDRLWPRGVKKEALRMDGWLREVAPSDRLRRWFGHDPKKWEEFRRRYFAELEAHPEAWQPLREAARAGNVTLLFSARDTSYNNAVALREFLEGKLTEPNDPSLQASGL, translated from the coding sequence ATGATCAAAGTGAAGCGGGTCTATGATCCCGCGGAGCCGGATGACGGGAGGCGGTTCCTGATGGATCGGCTGTGGCCGCGAGGGGTCAAGAAGGAGGCCCTGCGGATGGACGGCTGGCTGCGGGAGGTGGCGCCCAGCGACCGGCTGCGGCGGTGGTTCGGCCACGATCCGAAGAAGTGGGAGGAGTTCCGGCGGCGCTACTTCGCGGAGCTGGAGGCGCATCCTGAAGCCTGGCAGCCGTTGCGGGAGGCCGCCCGCGCCGGCAATGTCACTCTGCTCTTCAGCGCCCGCGACACCTCCTACAACAACGCCGTGGCCCTCCGGGAGTTTCTCGAGGGAAAGCTGACAGAGCCCAACGATCCTTCGCTCCAGGCCTCAGGCCTATAA
- a CDS encoding 2-hydroxy-3-oxopropionate reductase codes for MERIGFIGLGVMGKPMARNLLKAGYPLVVYNRSRPPMEELAAEGAEPAGSPREVAQRSDVVITMLPDTPEVEQVLDGPDGVFEGGRPGLIVIDMSTIDPMAARRLAARAAERGIVMLDAPVSGGEIGAIQGTLSIMVGGDAAAFERCLPILQAMGRNIIYMGESGAGQVTKAANQVVVALTIAAISEALVLAAKAGVDPAKVRQALLGGFAGSRILEVHGQRILERNFRPGFRIRLHHKDLRIALGLGRAVGASLPLTALVHEWLGALVTRGHGDLDHAALVTLVEEWAQTQVRPHPEAPPPERSARP; via the coding sequence ATGGAACGCATTGGGTTCATCGGCCTGGGGGTGATGGGCAAGCCCATGGCTCGCAATCTGCTGAAGGCGGGCTATCCGCTGGTGGTCTACAACCGCAGCCGTCCCCCCATGGAGGAGCTGGCGGCAGAGGGGGCGGAGCCGGCCGGCTCCCCCCGGGAGGTCGCCCAACGCAGCGATGTGGTCATCACCATGCTGCCGGACACCCCGGAGGTGGAGCAGGTGTTAGACGGGCCCGACGGGGTCTTCGAGGGCGGACGGCCGGGCCTGATCGTGATCGACATGAGCACCATCGATCCGATGGCCGCGCGGCGCCTGGCGGCGCGGGCCGCGGAGCGGGGCATCGTGATGCTGGACGCGCCGGTCTCCGGGGGGGAGATCGGGGCAATCCAGGGGACGCTCTCCATTATGGTGGGAGGGGATGCGGCGGCCTTCGAGCGCTGCCTGCCCATCCTGCAGGCGATGGGCCGGAACATTATCTATATGGGGGAATCCGGCGCGGGTCAGGTCACGAAGGCGGCCAACCAGGTGGTGGTGGCGTTGACCATCGCCGCCATCAGCGAGGCCCTGGTGCTGGCGGCCAAAGCCGGGGTGGATCCGGCGAAGGTGCGCCAGGCGCTCCTGGGGGGCTTCGCCGGCAGCCGCATCCTGGAAGTCCACGGCCAGCGGATCCTGGAGCGGAACTTCCGCCCGGGGTTCCGGATCCGCCTGCACCACAAGGATCTGCGGATCGCCCTGGGTCTGGGCCGGGCAGTAGGAGCCAGCCTGCCCCTCACCGCGCTGGTCCACGAATGGCTGGGGGCGCTGGTGACGCGCGGACATGGCGATCTGGATCACGCCGCGCTGGTCACGCTGGTGGAGGAGTGGGCCCAGACCCAGGTGCGCCCCCACCCGGAAGCGCCACCTCCTGAGAGGTCCGCCAGGCCATAA
- a CDS encoding acyl-CoA dehydrogenase family protein, with amino-acid sequence MHPELLDSIQRLKPLGRWLYDGSTETLWERDTRTLPRDLQRRRRAYRRFAEQFIAPLAREADRDPEGVDLGPLYREAGRRGFLSEAAPWPIGAMPWRAIPGRHIFHFALKAEEFCAACGGIGLALLFHDLGMAPLLLCGDLGVWRRWLWPICRANRRGEIRLVAYAITEPEAGSDVEESEGATSARFCTVARKVRGGYVIQGQKVFISGGSRADYVVVFAVLEREDGQPPRVDRDFTAFIVERGREGFRTGRRERKLGQRACDATQLFFDQVFVPETHRIGPERSGWALNRNVLNYSRAVVGAIALGIARGAVEAATRFARETRLGNRPLLAYPEVQVALAELWALTMAMRAMVWQSARYRRPVQGIAAATKALCADLGVYITTRALDLMGDWGYMPAWGVEKALRDVRLNPIYEGTNQINMLALVESFWASDLAGVPYPQIPSEDRSFGRSR; translated from the coding sequence ATGCATCCGGAGCTGCTCGATTCCATCCAGCGCCTGAAGCCCTTGGGGCGCTGGCTGTATGACGGTTCCACGGAAACCCTGTGGGAGCGGGACACCCGCACGCTGCCCCGGGATCTGCAGCGGCGTCGCCGGGCCTACCGCCGCTTCGCGGAGCAGTTCATTGCGCCCCTCGCCCGGGAGGCGGATCGAGATCCAGAAGGGGTGGATCTCGGGCCGCTGTATCGGGAGGCCGGCCGTCGGGGTTTCCTCTCCGAGGCCGCGCCGTGGCCCATCGGGGCCATGCCCTGGCGGGCGATCCCCGGGCGGCATATCTTCCACTTCGCCTTGAAAGCGGAGGAGTTCTGCGCCGCCTGCGGGGGCATCGGGCTGGCGTTACTGTTCCACGACCTGGGGATGGCCCCGCTGTTGCTCTGCGGCGACTTGGGGGTCTGGCGCCGGTGGCTGTGGCCGATCTGCCGCGCCAACCGGCGCGGGGAGATCCGCTTGGTCGCTTATGCCATCACCGAGCCGGAGGCGGGCTCCGATGTGGAGGAGAGCGAGGGCGCCACCTCCGCCCGCTTCTGCACCGTCGCCCGCAAGGTTCGCGGGGGCTATGTGATCCAGGGCCAGAAGGTCTTCATCTCCGGCGGAAGCCGCGCGGACTACGTGGTGGTGTTCGCGGTGCTGGAGCGGGAGGACGGCCAACCGCCGCGGGTGGATCGGGATTTCACCGCCTTCATCGTTGAGCGGGGACGGGAAGGGTTCCGGACCGGGCGACGGGAGCGCAAGCTGGGCCAGCGGGCCTGCGATGCCACCCAGTTGTTCTTCGACCAGGTGTTCGTCCCGGAGACCCATCGCATCGGGCCGGAGCGCTCGGGCTGGGCTCTGAACCGAAACGTCCTCAATTACTCGCGGGCGGTGGTGGGGGCCATCGCCCTGGGGATCGCCCGTGGGGCGGTGGAGGCCGCCACCCGCTTCGCCCGGGAAACCCGCCTGGGGAACCGCCCCCTCTTGGCCTATCCGGAAGTTCAGGTCGCTCTGGCCGAGCTGTGGGCCCTGACGATGGCCATGCGGGCCATGGTCTGGCAGAGCGCCCGGTATCGACGCCCCGTTCAGGGGATCGCCGCCGCCACCAAAGCCCTGTGCGCCGATCTCGGGGTGTATATCACCACCCGCGCGCTGGACCTGATGGGGGACTGGGGCTACATGCCGGCCTGGGGGGTGGAGAAGGCCCTGCGGGACGTCCGGCTGAACCCGATCTACGAAGGCACCAACCAGATCAACATGCTGGCCCTGGTGGAATCCTTCTGGGCCTCGGATCTGGCCGGCGTCCCTTACCCCCAGATCCCCTCTGAAGATCGCTCATTCGGCCGGAGCCGCTGA
- a CDS encoding acyl-CoA dehydrogenase family protein: MSVEEEARLLEVALRRFLQRLEAEDPEADPARREALLKEAEAIGLLADPDPEAPGFTTGIWGRWTWTERLGLSLHALARLGEACAGFALALHAQGIACAALEGARFFPRGARLTLGGLLADGISPSPFAGEEEDGLRLTGPHDRLLLEGRSWFLISAGPPQGLLLFARAAEDSSWALITLPADLPGVRLEPLPERLGLRAAWMGHLQADGVLIAREGAARILARGEEAHRRLRRLLALDWLGHAAIALGVARRSLDQARAYARTRYQGGRRIIAHGPVRSLLGTAAADVMTLELLLKAHAEQPLSALSEDVLERWAAVAKLAIAEHAWRAVSNSLQVMGGYGYMEDHGLAGRLRDVSTLRVLHGSPDRIRLCYAE, encoded by the coding sequence GTGAGCGTTGAAGAAGAGGCGCGGCTTCTGGAGGTCGCGCTCCGCCGCTTTCTCCAGCGGCTGGAGGCCGAGGATCCGGAGGCGGATCCGGCGCGCCGAGAGGCCCTTCTAAAAGAGGCGGAGGCGATCGGTCTGTTGGCGGATCCGGATCCTGAGGCGCCGGGCTTCACAACGGGCATCTGGGGGCGCTGGACATGGACGGAACGCCTCGGCCTCTCCCTGCATGCGCTGGCTCGGCTGGGCGAGGCCTGTGCGGGGTTCGCCCTCGCCCTCCACGCCCAGGGGATCGCCTGCGCGGCCCTGGAGGGCGCCCGGTTCTTCCCCCGGGGCGCCCGGCTGACCCTGGGCGGACTGCTGGCCGATGGGATCTCCCCGAGCCCCTTCGCAGGAGAGGAGGAGGATGGGCTGCGCCTCACCGGGCCGCATGACCGTCTCCTTCTGGAAGGTCGCTCCTGGTTTCTGATCTCGGCCGGCCCTCCCCAGGGCCTCCTGCTCTTCGCCCGCGCTGCGGAGGATTCTTCCTGGGCGCTGATCACCCTCCCCGCAGATCTCCCGGGGGTCCGGCTCGAACCCCTCCCCGAGCGCCTGGGGCTTCGGGCGGCGTGGATGGGCCATCTGCAGGCGGACGGGGTTCTCATCGCGCGAGAGGGTGCCGCCCGCATCCTCGCCCGGGGAGAGGAAGCCCATCGGCGTCTGCGGCGGCTCCTTGCCCTGGACTGGCTGGGCCATGCGGCCATCGCCCTGGGGGTCGCCCGACGATCCTTGGATCAAGCGCGGGCATACGCCCGAACCCGCTATCAGGGGGGACGCCGGATCATCGCCCATGGGCCGGTGCGCAGCCTGCTGGGGACGGCGGCCGCGGATGTGATGACCCTGGAGCTCCTGCTGAAGGCCCACGCGGAGCAGCCCCTGTCGGCGCTGTCGGAGGATGTCCTGGAGCGCTGGGCCGCCGTCGCCAAGCTGGCCATCGCCGAGCACGCCTGGCGGGCGGTCTCGAACAGCCTGCAGGTGATGGGCGGATACGGCTACATGGAGGACCACGGCCTGGCTGGACGCCTGCGGGATGTCTCCACCCTGCGCGTGCTCCACGGGTCGCCCGACCGGATCCGGTTGTGCTACGCCGAGTGA